The genomic window CTCCGCCGATCGCTCAGTTTGGCCGGGCGGAAAAATTTCTTCCATTTACAGAGGATGGAGGCCACTGTGTTTATTGCGACCTTCAATGCTGCAGAATTCTTTCTGTACCCTTTCCCAGATCTGTGCCTCAATACAATCCTGTCTCAGAGGTCTAGAGACAATTTCTTGTGTGTGCCTTTCCAAATCATGTCCAATCATCTGAATTTACTACAGGTGGACTCCAATCAAGTTGTAGAAACATCTCAAGGatgatcagtggaaacaggatgcaGCTGAGCTCAATATTGTGTGTTTAAGCTGTGAATAagctgtgaatacttatgtacttatgttttttttatagatttgcaaaaTAAAAAAGGACAGTAtcattatggggtattgtgtgtagaatttaGAGGAAATGTAATCCATTTTGAAATAGGCCTGTAACATAAcgtggaaaaagggaagtgcTGTGAATACTTTACAGATGCACTGTATGGTTGTGGTAACCAATGAAGTAAAGGTCTATAAAAAAGGACCCAACCTACGTAGCCTATTGTTTAGGTCAATCATGacatgtcattttattttggtgaagtggtggatgagggagctgtcctCATAAGGGGTTTAAAAAGaaagttattttggtgagaaGACACATGGCCATGAACATTGTGTTTTGCAATGGTGAATCTATATGATCCATGTTCAATCTCTCGGGCTGCATAAGAATATAATGCACCCGCAATTATCTTGACTATCTGACTCGAATTAATCGGATTGCGTGAACTAGAATTGGCCTtaatggaaccgctttagccccgacTGACTTGTTAGGTTAATTCAAGTTAGGTTTGGGACTTCAATCACAGcttttttgagcggcctttatggaacaggttATCTGTTGATatctggttgtgtttgtgtgtgcatttgtgtttgtgtgtgtgtctggttttgTCAGGCAttcttcattcattcattctagaCTTGATATGATAGAAACATGCAGGTTGTGCAAGTGTCTCCAAAATTATGGCCTTTGTGAGCCCAAAGGTCAAAGTGCACTGGGGTGAAGGGTAGGCCCTGAATatttaacacacacgcacacacacacacacacacaaggcacatatacacaaacacacagcagcgACACAaatacacttaaacacacttataaacacacatactgtaagtcTGCAATGTTTCTAGTCAGTTATTAACTATCCTCACACTGTtccgagtttgtgtgtgtattcacaagCATTCCTCATCAGATTACAGTGAAACAGCAAGTCACTTtaataaatatacacacacacaaacgtagcgcacacacatccacgcacacacacagaggaacacttGTTCAACAAACAACGTAATGTGCTGaatacaaaaagagagagacgccTGCTTGGCCTCTCTCAGCACTGGTCAGCCCTGCTCTGTCCCTTAAAGTGACAAATACAGAGCCTGGTTGCCCCCCTacaaactccctctctccttctcttttcttttctccctctcctttattCGCCCTGTCGCCAACTCCCTCCTCTGGGAGTTTGTAAGCTCTTTAATCATTAATTCACAGGAGgtgtgttttccttgttttcccTAAGCCTGCCTCTATGAACTGGTTGTCCCATGCTAGGGCATaatccgtctttctctctctctccctctgtcccctctccctctctctctctctgtctttttctctctctctctctctctctctctgctgaatgGAAAAGTCGGGGGTCTCGGAGCCCACGGGCCCGTTGCTGGGTGCCGGGCAAGTTGCCGTGGGGGCGGTTGGCAGGTCGGCCGGAGCTGAAGGAGAGGACGGAGAGGTGGCGGCTGTGAGCTCCAAACTTTTCTGCTGCGCGTGTTTGAGACGCTGGATCCCCctggcctacagagaggagctcTACCATGTCCTGAGACTCACAGGCCCACTggtgaggggagcagggggggggggggagaagggggggggggtgctggagggagagacggagagacagtgagggaaaaatgtagaggaaggagagagggagattatcAGAGAGAcaacaaaagagaaagagagacagagagaaagagctgaGTCAGAGCCAAATGTAGAGTGATGGAAGGGAACAGcactggatggggggggggcgagaggaagagagagtctgTGCAGGGTAAGCAAGCAGAGTCAATCAAGGTGATGAGCAAAGCAACTGCTAGTACTGTCATTGTACAGTAAATGTGGAAGCCTTACCTCTGTCCCAATGTTTTACAGACCTTTCAGATTAAGAATACCAGAGAGCTACACTGCATGCTATGCTGAATGCTCAGTGTGCACATGCGGTAGAGTGTAATGTGACAGGGCCAGGATAGAGTGGTTCGTTTTCACAGATGTATCTCTGTTATCATTTACATTCCTCCAGTCGAGTTGGTCACAATAGAAGTGGCGGGGGTGAGTCCGAAGGCTGTGAGTTCATGATGAAGAAGTTAAACGTGTTGTCATTTGAGCCTTTGTCTTTGTACCTGTGTGTTGACGTGAGTCTGTTCGTTTGTCTccctttctgtgtctgtctacctatatgtctgtctgcctgccttcccatgtgtctgtctgcctgtctgtctgtctgccttcctgtctgtcttcctgtatgtcttcctgtctgtcttcctgtctgccttcctgtctgccttcctgtctgccttcctgtctgtcttcctgtctgtcttcctgtctgtctgtcttcctgtctgtcttccttccttcctgcctgcctgcctgccttccttccttccttccttccttccttccttccttcctgtctgtccccaTAGCTGGTGTCTCGGATCTTAAACCTCCTCTTGCCGTTTGTCATCACCATATTCTGTGGTCACCTCGGCAACGCAGAGCTTGCCGGCTATGCTCTGGCCTCCACGGTACGTACCACTCCCAATTATGTGCAGTGATGCTCCCGCTCTGAATAGAGATGATCAATCCAGGCCCACTGTTCTTTACTGTCGGCTTGAACTGACAATTTGGGGCTGTTTTGGGTTTGTCTTCTTTCAGATCATCGGTGTTACCACGACAGCGACCGGTTATGGCCTGTCCTTGGCTTGTGACACGTTGATCTCTCAGGTGTGTGGTCACGCACGTGTGTCCATCCGTGCAAGTATTTCAATTGTACAcgtggtgtgtgttgtagttgtagtctatagcttgtgtgtgtgtgttgttagacCTTCGGCAGCAAGAACCTGAAGCGCGTGGGGGTGATCCTCCAGAGGGGGGTTCTGATTCTGCTGCTCTTCTGTCTGCCATGCTGGGCTCTGCTCATCAACACGAAcaacctcctgctgctcctaaaacaggaggaggaggtggccaggTAGGGGCACCCCAGCTCCaacaacaaaagcaaaaacaacTGCAACAATGACAACAGTAATAACAGCAACAGCAGTAACAACAACTACAATTGTCTCTTTGTCTTAGGGTAGCCCATCTCTATGTGACGGCGTTCCTACCTGCCGTTCCGGTGAGTAAAGACTCCTCAAAACGGTGTCCTCATGGACAAAACCCATGTATGGGTTTTGTCCATAGTATCAGTATTCTGTCTGACTTGTCAATGTTTTGCCTGAAACCCTGAATATTCAGTCTGGATCTTGACAATCGCGCCTGCATGTTATTTCTGAATATAGTCTGAATTCTGTCTACGGCAGTGTTTCACAACTCTGGTCCTGGGAGGCCCGCcttccctgcatgttttagatgtttccctgctctaacacacctgattcaaatgaatgggttgttatcaagctcagcagaagcctgataatgacccattcatttgaatcaggtgtgttggagcagggtaacatctaaaacatgcagatgAGGGAGTCAAGAGTCTGACTGTTATTTCTTTCTGTATAGAGGACCCCTTAGGGTAGATGCACAGTCAGTGAGTCCTGCCTTGCCCTCCAGTCCTGACTAATGTgctcacaaccccccccccctccactgtctCTTTGTGTCCCAGGCTATGTTCCTTCACCAGCTCCAGTCATCCTACCTCCAGAGCCAGGTATCTATTCGCACataacctgcctgtgtgtggcaTGTTCTGTCACGTGAAACGGATGGGTGGTTCTCGGTTGCTCTGTGAAGGTGCCTGAtgtttgttgtgtgtctggttgtgttccAGGGGATCATCCTGCCCCAGATGTACACAGCGGCCATAGCCAACGTCATCAACGTGGGCGTCAACTACGTCTTGATATTCAACCTGGAGATGGGAGTCCTGTAGGTGTGCTCTCCTGCTCCTATTTCATCTGTCCATACTGAAACTGTCATACCACAATACTGAAACTGTAGTACCATAGTACTGTAATTGTAATACCATAGTAGTACTATCTTACTGTAACTGAAGAACCATATTACTGTAACTGTAACGTAGTAGTGTATCTGTAGTACCATAGCACTCTATCTGTATTACCATAGTACTGGGAATATTGACACTGAATGGTTTAACAGGGGAAAAAACATGTATTTACAATTCACAAATGTAGAATGATACTATTATATAAATAAGAAAGAACCTGGGAATATGGCATTGTTACAGTGTACTCACACTTTACTTTTTTGTAGGGGCTCAGCCATAGCCAATAGCTTGTCTCAGATCTACATCTGTCTTCTACTGTATGCCTACATCTGCTGGAGAGGGCTGCACAGGAACACATggggaggtgagacacacacacacacataccattctaACCAAACACCCTTTCAATCTACCCATACAGTGTACTGGTGAAATAGAACTTTGTCTCCCTCTACAGATGAGTTGTGAGTATCGTGATGCTTTTAAATCAAAGGATGCAActttttacatgtgtgtgtttaactctGGGTGTCCCCATAGGCTGGTCCACTGACAGTTTGCAGGAATGGGGCTCCTACATGCAGCTGGCTATTCCCAGCACACTTATGGTCTGCTTTGAATGGTGGGTCTGGGAGATTGGAAGTTTCCTTGCCGGttagtatctgtgtgtgtttgtgtgtgtgtttatgtgtgtgtctgcaagcaATTACTTGTTTATTTTTCACCATACACCTTGAAACAATGAACCCTCACCACGCCTGGCTTCTCTTTCCTGCTTTTTGTCTCCATCACCTTCCACCTCGCTCCTcccgccccccatccccatctcCTGTTTCCCTCTGCAGGGATATTAGGGGAGGTGGATCTCGCTGCCCAGCACGTCTTCATGGAGCTGGCAGCTCTCACCTACATGGTGAGACAATGACCTGCCTCTATTTTTCCCTATCTTGCTGCCCCCCCCTGCTTTTCTCCCACACAGTACCTGCTGTGGCTCAGCGCTAACAGAGGTCTTTTGTTCCGAACAGTTCCCTTTGGGCGTCCACGCGGCCACCTGCGTGCGAGTGGGAAACGCCCTGGGTGCGGGGGACACATCCAGCGCCATCATCACATGCAAGGTGGCGTTGGCTCTGTCAGGTCAGACGCTAACACATGCAAATGCATAtgaacacactacacacatactaCATACAAGTAgacacataatacacacacatacacccccatgCAAACAAGTTCACATACTGTGACATCCCCGGAGAGTCTTAAGCACATGAAGAACGTGTTGTACTATGGAAAGCAACTCAAGCAGACTCACGGCCAGATCATGGACGATGTATTCAGATGCTCCATTTACTTGCTTTCTCGCAAGAGCAGCACTGCTGGAGCTGGTCAGATAATCTGCACAGTGATCTAAAAAAAACAAGCCAACAAGGCTCAAAGAAGCGAACGATGCGAATCAACAAGATGGTGAGTCCACATGTAATCATTAATGTAACACATTCTGCTCCATGCCCTACAAACATAAACAAGCAACTATTCCACTTTCAGTGTGGCTCATCAAAGGAAGAAGACTTCTGTTTTTTTCATCAAGGGCTTACCACTGCTTTATGCCTCAAATTCTCCTTGTGTGCGTCTCAGCCCCAAGACTATCTGTGGTTGTCACAATTGGTGAAAAATGTGGGCACTATGAAACCACTACCTGACACACAAACTATGTTGCTCCCGGCTCAGGCCCAACAGGCCCAGGGAGTGGTGGCGATCACACGGCTGACAACCCAACTTTCCTGACCTGACCTGAGAACTGTGCCCGCAATGCTTCTGACGAAGACAAACCCCGAGCAAGGCCATGTCCTCGCACCCTTCCTGACTGGGGGAGCACAGCAAGGAACAGCTGAGGCAGCCGCGAAAACCGCCATCCTCACCCAGTATGGAAACAGCCTGCCAGTTCAAGGGCAACGGTTACACGCCTGGGAGTTCGACCCTCGCGGACAAGTCCGCAGTCAAATTACTCAGCTTGTCTGCCTGACTTGGAGCTGGCAGATGTCGGAAGAGGGACCAACAGCCCTCAACTACATTGTATAGGACCGAAGCATCCATTTAGCCTCTTCCAAGCGTCAGGCTGCCCAGAATCACACCACCTCTGTTGAGGGGCTAATCAGGATTCTTGAGGGGAGTAATTAAAGAGATGATGGCTAAACCTGTACCCAGCTGATGTCGTCAGGAGGGACCCACAGACCGACCCTTCTGGGGCCGGGCTTCCAGGGCTGCGTCACTGCCTCTGTCGACCCCAAACCCCAAGCCACCTGATGATTGGAGGTGCTTCAATTGCGGACAAAAGGGTCCTCTCGCCAGAcgatgcccccccccacctccctcgtcCAGGACGTCCATATGCTCCCCGCAAGAAAAGGGGAAGGTTGACCTTCAGGACACTGCCTGCTCACCACGTTCTGGGCTCATAAAGCCCCTTCCAACCTTCATCTGGTCATCCAAGTGGGTCGCCATTACAGCCACGCTCTCATGGATTTTGGGCGCGTCATCACCTTCGTCCTCCCTGAACTGGCTTTGGGAGACAGACGCCCCAGCATTACAGTATTCTGCATCCATAGGGACAC from Osmerus eperlanus chromosome 19, fOsmEpe2.1, whole genome shotgun sequence includes these protein-coding regions:
- the slc47a1 gene encoding multidrug and toxin extrusion protein 1; protein product: MEKSGVSEPTGPLLGAGQVAVGAVGRSAGAEGEDGEVAAVSSKLFCCACLRRWIPLAYREELYHVLRLTGPLLVSRILNLLLPFVITIFCGHLGNAELAGYALASTIIGVTTTATGYGLSLACDTLISQTFGSKNLKRVGVILQRGVLILLLFCLPCWALLINTNNLLLLLKQEEEVARVAHLYVTAFLPAVPAMFLHQLQSSYLQSQGIILPQMYTAAIANVINVGVNYVLIFNLEMGVLGSAIANSLSQIYICLLLYAYICWRGLHRNTWGGWSTDSLQEWGSYMQLAIPSTLMVCFEWWVWEIGSFLAGILGEVDLAAQHVFMELAALTYMFPLGVHAATCVRVGNALGAGDTSSAIITCKVALALSGLLALFQGVGIFGSKSVLGCIFTSDQNIVELVSKNLTLYTFTQFFDAIVCVCTGILVGAGKQKIAALTNLVTYYCIGLPVGTALMFAAKLRIIGFWGGLSICIVIQMTFFIILIFKLNWQKVTEEAQVRAGKGRPVTIVPSKAPIGHPVIDTLIPEGSEYPRPTFNSDMIQSDNEALKAAGHTPVSTQEQGTGEKQGLRAGGISKGPGVCAGEAEGGGVAPESQTETELSMSQLVLRRGLTLLVLLVILATGVAVHLACPPPKPSIQSRSNLTLLDWANYSSTPTPAPWLDLTLPHLTL